gGCACCAGTAACTGTTTACTTCTGATGTAAAGGTATGTGCTGCACCAAACGGCGCTCAGTaggctgttgctgctgctagCAGCCCTGTGAGCTGTGGGACAGGGCTTCATGTGCCTGCATGAGAAGCAGACTAAATCATTTGTGCTGATGCTGTGGTGTTGTGGCTAGATCAAATGGTCCTGCAGTTCAGACATGCcctgaggaaaacaaactcaTGAAAGCCACAGTGACTCACCCCCGGCTGTTATTCTGGTGTTGATTAAGCAGACTTTATAGCATTGCAAAACCAAGATGATCATGACAAAAATTATACACCTTGTCTTGCTGCAGTGGGCATAGTTCTGCTGTTGCTGGTATGTGGTATCATTGGGTGTGGGTGGTTGTCTTTTAATTGGGGAAAATTGGGTCTGCTGGActtgctgctttctgacagGTCAGGTACGCTACAGGCTACTGGCTGCAGTAGTTTACAGGGCTGGAAACACAACCAGTGTGTGCAAGTTAGTTCTGAGTTACTGGACCCTAATAACGCTCATACTGGATTTCTCTTTTGTGGAtgaaatggctgtgtggtggtgTGCATGGGTCTGCCATTCCATGAGAGGTTAGGGGATAAACCATCTCTGGCTTAAGTAAGTGCTGTTGGTGAAGGTGTGATGTAATTGCCTTGACTCTGTTGTGGTGAGAATACAAGGTACTGCCCACAGCCTGTGGGTTCTGACCTAAGGCTGGGTGAGACTGACCTGTGAGGGGGCTTGCATGAAGGAGCcaatgctgcagctgggtgcagcagggaTGGTAAGGAAGAGTCTGGTCCACATTTGTACAGGTATGTGGCCCTCAGCAGATTGGCACTTATTGTGGCCAGAAGAAACTAGTTCATCTAACACCAGTCAGTCCCTACACATCAGATGAACGTAGGCACTGCTGTTCTGCACTTGCAGCTGACCCTAGAGCCCTCTGGGACTGTATCTGCTGTACCCGAAACTGGCATTGAGCCCTGATTCCTACAGCAGTTCCCACATCTTAACTGGCTTCCATGAGTTCCTGTACTGTTGAAGAGAAGgtagcaggaaagaaaaggtaatgAACCCAGTTGAAGTAGAGGAACCCAAAACTGCCAACTTTGTTAACAGTAACCTTAAATGTAAAAGGAAAGGCCCTCGTGACTCCTTGAAATACCATGAATTCAGAAGTGGAAGTAGACAAAAATGTATGGGGGATGTCTGATTGCCAGAACTGTGGCAGATTACAGAAGTCTTGCAGCTCTTCATCTCCCATTTTCATGCCTGTTCCAATTTCAGCTTAATTTCTAACACACCACCTTGCTCTTGCCATTCGAAAGCCACTAAGGAGGAGCAGAGGCTTGTAATAATAATCTTCCCCTTAGATTTACTGAAGTCTTCAATAAATCTAGCTTTACCTGcttctcattaaaaatgcatttaaagctGTATCTGCTTTTTACTAGCTCAGTGAACAACCAATTAATCACCATGTACTCAACCCTTCTAAACAGACCAGTGTTATGGATGGGTTTGTAGTAATCCATTAGCACTAGAATTAACTTTGCAATTAAGTTACCAGTCCTGGAATTGTTAGTGCATTAGAAAGATGTTGTACATTAAAACTTTTAAGTGCCAGACTTCTGTCAGTTAGATGTACTGTTTCTGTAAGGTTCTTTACAAAAACTAAAGGTAGCAGAATTACTATCTTCTTATGGATTTGAGAGTCAACCATGATTTAGTATTTGTATTAAATAGTCTTAAATCTTTTCATGCTAAACTGAATAGCTTCCATTACtggcaaaaaatatatataacttgCTATATGAATCTAGGTATATCCTTGATACAAGCTGTGAGTTTGCTGAACTCTGCCTAGTGACTTCAATGTTTGCAAAAACTTTGTTAACTTGAGTTATGATTAAAACTTGACTATGGACTGTTCTGTCTCAGAACCACCTGATCCTAAGATGCCTCAGTAtctcttttcatcttctcttagaaaaaaaaaaatttactcaTGGGCATCTTGAAAGCAGGTCAAGTTGAACCCAAGTTTAGCTCTTGTTTGCTTTAGTTCAATGTAGACATCTGCATATTCAAAGGCAAGTTGTAAAGAAACCTCTTAAAGTTAAGTGTATGTGCAGGAGAAGATCGAAGCACTGAGTGCAGGAGGGTCATGTGCCATCACAGAGAGGATACCAACCATAAATGTAATATTGCTGAATATGGTGAAGCTGAACAAGTGCATTaagtatctatttttttttttccactgcaggaATTTGAAGATATAGTGAGGACAGCAGAATCTTCCTCAAGAAGTCTGACAATCTGGAATACTGACCATGTCTATTATGGATCACAGCCCCACCACGGGAGTGGTGACTGTCATTGTTATCTTGATTGCTATTGCAGCTCTCGGTGCCTTGATATTAGGCTGCTGGTGTTACTTGCGTCTGCAGAGGATCAGCCAGTCTGAAGATGAGGAAAGCATTGTGGGTGAAGGAGAAACCAAAGAGCCCTTTCTTCTTGTGCAGTACTCTGCTAAAGGACCTTGTGTAGAGAGGAAAGCGAAACTAACTCCAAACGGCACAGAAGTACATAGCTAACTTGGAGCAATGCCTGTACGTGGACTGTGCTTACATGTGTAACCAGCAGAAGAATCTCTATACTGTGAATAACTTGGTCATGTGCACACTACTCATCAGAAAACACTCTGACGAGGCTTAAATAAGCTTTCATTGCAACTGCATGCACTGTGAAGTTGCTGTGTGTCAATTGTGTATCCTACTTCTGTGACAGGAGCTGACTCACCCGGCATAAAGTCCATTGCTGGCAATGGACACCGGGATATCTTTGAGTGAAGAGACTGATATCATCTTTTTGTTACTTGAATGTTTAGCTGAGCCTATTTTGATGGAGCTACTACTGTAATGTGAACTACTTTGCAACTGTGAACTGTAAACAGGCTGCCagaagctttttgctttgtgctcCACAGCACATGAGAATAGTATAGTGCAATTCTATGTAACACAAGAGGACTTCAGAGCTACAATTGTAGGTGGAATCTAGACCTTCAAAACCAGATCTGCAGTTAAAACTTGCTTCTGCTATTAACTTCTGAGTGCACAGCCATAGAGCCAGAACTCCAGCAGTTCACCAGACTGGTAAAGAATACCTTGAAAAGAAGGTAGAATagcttttttgaaaagcaggtATAACCTGACAGTAATATGCTGAGGGAAGAAACACAGGAGCtacaagaaaggaaatggtTTCCTTCAGTTGCAGCTAGGCATAAGCTAAGCTTTTGGCTGCTAGAACTGAGTTCTCCAACCATGTAGCTACTGCAAGGAAACTGCCATTTTGTTGGAACTGGGAACTGATGATGGATACTGAACCCTCAGGGATGGTCTGGAAGGTTTCCAGGAGTTTGAAGTGGCAGTAGAGCagggttttcttttctgcatgctgAAACCGCAGAAGCGGTTACTTATTAAAACTTATAAATGTAACTcacctgatatttttttttcctagaagcCCTGTTTGTGTATTTAGCACTTCAGATGTATGTAAACAAAATGTTAGGAGTCTGTTGTAAAAAGGCTTTATAGTCTGAAGACAAGTGATCAACTATAGAATTCAAGTTGTGTATCTTGTAGGTAACTCTTGTGGCTTAGCTTTACTACTACAAGATAAGTTTCAATCCTACACAAAATAATGTTGATACAGAGAAGCAGGACTGCTTTTCAGTTCAGGGGAGTCTTCATAGTACCAGCTGGGAAGCACTTTCTGTAAGGATGGGTTATCTCTTCCACTTCCTGCTCTGTGGAGGAAACTGTGCTATGGAAACTGTAAAACTGTTTAACTGATGTGTTAAATACTTGGAGAGAAGGGACAGCACTAAGCCACCAAGGCCTGCTTGCCTACTCAAACTGTTGGGTAGGCGCACATGCTTTGAAGCCTGGTTCACTTAACTCTAGCCCCTAAACTCTGACTTTATATGTAGCTTCCTTGTGCCTAATCTGGGTTTTAAACACTTGATTGCCTAGGACAAAAAAAGTTTACCGTGAAGACCTGTTTCCTGAAATATGCTACAAATAATGAAATCCAAATTCCAGCTTGCTCAAGTCACTTTTGCTTCTTGCCTGTGTATATATGGCATAACTCTAACATGTGCCTTGCGAGCTTACTTGAGAATTGTGTTAACTGGATATAAGACAACAATGGCCTACTCAGAAAGGTCATATCCCTTTCTTCTAGAATGAGATGTCTTGCATTTTTAGTGCTGCATTTGGCTTCTAATTTCTTAATTGAAGGCTCAAATTTGAAGCAAAAACTAATACtaacagcactgaaaagctCCTGGAATCACCACTAGAGTATACTGTAGACTATACTGGAGGGCAGTTCTTGCCCTGGCATGTGCTTAATATACTAGTGTTAGGAGACTTGCATGTATAGCCAGACCCACACACTTAAGACTGCTGTATTCTAGAAATCCtaaaaagcaaggagaaaaagggttaaatcagtaagattgtttcttaattttgtttcactAGATAACAGGTCACACAGTTCTGCTCTTACAGGTTTCAAGACAGATAATTGGTGTACAAAAGTGATACAAAGTACTGAAGTTCTTGAGTAGAGTAGCTACAGCAAGATGACTTTGTCCATTCAAGTTTACTGATTATACAGATAAAGTATCTCCATTTTAATTCTGCAGACAATGCAGTATAAAGGGCAATTTTcaagaattaaaggaaaagtatAAATCAATGGtctaattttttccttctagcaGCTGTTAGGAAAGCTGGTGAAAAATAACTGGTCCTTAGTCAGATGCTTTACACTGCTGCCCCTGAACATCAGCATCTTTATCAGATAGGTGTTTGCGAGTTAGTGCAATAGTAAAGTGCAGAAAGTTTTCCATACTCTTCTCTTTAGATAGGGGTAGCTAATAAATTTTTCAagtatacaaaaatatttcatttgattttctttttctagataATTTGGGGGAAGAAGTCTttatttacaatgaaaatttcaataaaatttgCATAAATACCTACCCAATACTGTATCATTTTACTTTGTGAAAGAAATCATTCTGTCCTGTTTTTACTACTGTGCTCTGTTTCTACAATATCAATATTATCAacccttttttcctctgatgtgGCAGTAGCTGCTGAAACCAATACATTATTGTTATCAGAAAGCTTTTGCTCTAGCTGAAGGGCTTCGTTACTTTCTTCTTTACTCTGTAGCTTTCCTTCCCTTGATGCTACCAGGATTCTTAGTAAAGTATTCTCCTTAAGGAGGTTTTCTGATGCATCAGCCAATTCTTGAAGCTTTTCAGCCATTTCTAGTAATTCTTGATTCTTCTGATCAAATGTGGCTTGTAACTGCTTGCTGTGGAGCTGCAGAATcttgtgctgcttttccagtATGTGTTTTTGCTGCTGTAGCCAGTGTTCTTCTCTTCTTGCTTCAGAAAGCTGTGCCTCAAGATGGTCATGGGCTTGATGCAGAGCACTGATTTCTGATCTtaacttctgaatttctttctctaAGTGCGAGATGTGTCCTTGCTGTAAAACTGTTTCTTTATGTAAGCATTCTTTGGTACAGGGTGCTGATGAAGAAAGACTTGagtaatgtaaaataaatttaagaagaTTAGGAAGGTTAACTGAGAAGTCTTCTGGAAACTTCACACTTTGTTCCTTCCTAAAAAGGACatgttaatattaaaacagGTATGTAAATAATGATAGCTTTATTTAAACACCTGCTGTCTAACTCAGACTTAGTATCTTGGCTAATATAGCAATTAGGAGAAACCTAAACTTGTATAATGAAATTATAGCACTAATATGAACCCTTCTATGCGCTGTAAGCGCCTCTGCATTGGATTGATATTTGTCTGAGAGCAGGAATTTTAAGAAACGGATTTTGCTCTTAAtccatattaaaaatacttatattttatCACCTTGAACTGCATATGGCATTATCACTCTGGGACATGGATGATCACAGTGACCTGGTATTAACAAATGTTGAAGTTGAACAAAATATCTGTCTTCCAAATcctatatgcatttttttttggaagttaaATCCATCAGTATAAAACTATCTGAAATAACCATTGTGAACCTCCATGTTCTCCTGTAATAAGTAGCTCAGTATGCTCTACCATTAAAAGGGTACTGCAAGGAGCAGAGAagtagtttgcttttaaatggtACATGGTCACTTTACTCAGAAAACAGGTGCTCTTGCTGTCAACAAACTGTTCTACCTGTTCCTTACACTATATATCTGTATACCAATGAGTTAACCAAGGAAGCAAATCAGCCAGGTATCgggtttgatttttgttgtcttttttgtgtgtgtggctCAGCACACTGATCCCAGCACATTAAGAGACAGGTCCATCACTTCATGTGACAGCATACACTGTTACTTTTAACCTGACAGGAGGCCAAGATGCTTATCAAATACCAAGTACCACTAAATTACTTCCTCAGAGCTACAAGCCACTAAAATGACAAACACAAGCTCTGATTGTCAAATGCTAaagtgttggctttttttttttttgataatgtGCATCTTCTGAGTGAATTAtacaagtcatggaaaaaaagatgtagggtaaccccccccccccccccaaaaaaaaaaaataataactcaAAGCAAGAAAGTCAGATGCAAGTATAACATGTAATGCTTTGGTAAGTTTATCACTGCGGTTCCTGTACAACATGTACCAGGGAAAACTCTATTGTCCCTGTATgtgacatttttctgaattacttGGAAAGTGCTGTGCACTTGGAATGGGAGTTTTTCTGAGTTACCAACTATAGTAGCCTCAAAAATGCTTCTATGAAATCCAACCCATTAGTATATGGGATATAAACATGCTTGTTTATTGAGAGCTACTTATTGTATGGAAGATAATTTAAGAACttaatgattttaattaaagaacTTGGGCCAGATGAGGcttctgttcatttctgttcATCATAATTAAGCTGTTTTTGGAAGACTAAGCATCATGATTTTTCACTCCCTGCAGGTGTCTTGTGATCAACCAAGTTACTCTTGTAAATACCATCAGCAGTTTCTCAGCTGACTATCAGTTCACATTCAAATTTATGATTCATGGCatcttggtttaaaaaaaaaaaaaaaaagtttatgccAAGACAAAATTGACTTATTTTACCATATTATACCATATTTTACTATGTAATCATCCATTGTTTACTTATCACAAACACAGTATGTGTCAGAAAAGCTAAAggctatttaaaagaaaaaacaaaacaaaatagtaacagcatgtggggaagaaaaagtgagCGGAACAGGTAATTATGCATTTGCCTTCTGAGACAATTTTTGCAAAAGGAGCAGCTCTGAAAGCCTTAATGTAAAGCTTCTTTGTATTCAAAATAACATATGACTACCCTAGTGCTACTGCTACAACATACACTGTTGAGAAGTAATTGTCTGTATCTAGatgcagcaaaacagaacaTGCTGGAAACgaaaagcagggaagaaaacaatgaCTGGAGGTAAGGTACCTTTGTGAAAACAATTAGAAAACCAATTAGACCATTACAGAAACAATCTCATTAAAACTACGAAGTCAGCCCAGAGACAGGTTAGAAGTGGTTTGTAAAATAGAACAGGACAAAATGagtatttgaaaagaaacagggaaTACTGGACTATGTTGTAACATGGGGAAGATGGTACGTACTAGAGGAAGCTTCACCTACCACAAACTGTTTTATTGCTCTAAAACCTGCTTTATCTATGTAACATAACAAACGTTTTCCTGGAATGATTGCATACCTGACGCTTACATTGTCCCCAAGAACACATGAGCAGTTCCTGAGCCAAAGTCAGAGCTCCTGAGATAACTGGCACTCCTGAGATAACTAACTCTGCTGAGATAACTAACCTCAGCTCCTGAGATAACTAACACTGTTCTGTTAGCCATAAATCCAAACCCAGCAGGCTGTAACTGGCCTCAGCTGTTAACATCTGCTCAGCACAGGATTACTCTGCGGAGACTTCAGAGAGACCAGCCCAACCATGGCACTGCCACATGCTGAGATGCACAAATCCCTCTTCTCTGTAGCAAAGCACTGCTGTGAATTCAAAGCCAGAGTAAATCATCGTGGCACCTGGCACTTTGCTCCTCTGTGCAATGCACAGTTATCACAATAACTGACACACAAACTAGATCCTTGTTCAAAATTGGGAATGAAAGCCAAATCACTCAGTTTCCAGGGAAGTAGAAGTGGTGGGGCTCATCAACTAGAACAGTCTTAAATTCTACAACATCAATTCAGAATTGCAAAACTTGAGCCAGTTTGGAGTGATTCTGCTTTAGGTAAACTGCACAGTATCAACTGTCTTAAGACACTAGCCAAGCCTGAATAttaatgtgttaaaaaaaataaaaacacaaacccaaGGTCAATCTAGTCTAATACACAAGGCATACATGGAACATCAGAAGTAtagctgaaaaattaaattgagcACTTATGAACACTTGTGCCTTTCTTGCATCTAGTATTTCCTGTTCCTCAGCCTGTAAGATGCTGGCTGTATCTGCATTGTGTGTTACTGCACTAAGCAGAAATAGGACATAAATTTAAAAGTGGATTTCACAgtttctccctgctgcagccagcctgtAGGATTCAGGACCCCTGTATCTCATTCCAGGTCCCACCCCAGTCTTACATGCACTCTCCTGCCCTTCTATACCCCTAACTTTGgagttccttttttcttcctggctcttcctttgtgctttttctctggCTCACCCTCCTTTGTCTCATTCTTTGTTCACCCATTCACAAATCAGTTCACTTCCTCCCACAcagctttcttttgtcttcccTGAAATTATTCCCAATCCCAGTTGTCTCCTTGAAACTACACTTCCCTGTCCTACACCCTCATTTCTTAGCTCTTTTTCTGAGGTCTCTTCAGGAAGCTCATTTCAATTCTTTCCTTTGTATTAATACCCTCTCACAGTTCATCTTGTTCCCATTATCCTAGGCAGGTAGCTGACCCAAAAACTCCTCTACCCATCTCTAGCTGATTATAgcatttccccttcctcctaTACCACCCTTCTTGACAGGATAAAAGTCCCATTTCTCTCACTAGCATGCTTCTTAAGCCTGgttcccctttttatttaacttGAACAGTTTTCTTCCCCACACTAATTAGATATAGGGAAGAAACACTGAACAAGCATGTGGAGAGAGTtgctgccccacagcaccctTGCCaaagcaggcaggagcagcaccagctgggTTCCAGGGAGAGCCCCAGGCTAGGAAGAACAAGCTCCTTTGCTCTGGTGGTTGACACACACTGAACTGGGTGGCACCAGCAGCCAACAGACTCTCAAATATTCTCTAGTATTGAATCTCTGTGGACTTCATTATATTAACAATTTCCACTGAACACTtgcacattcacattttaatggCTTTCACTTGGTTAAATGTAGATGGGTTTTCATAGGTATTGTAAAAAAGCCTATGTTCAACATAAAGACTAACTACTGCTAAAGTACACTGAAAGATTTTATGAAATAGTTGTTGGAAGCTCATttagctaatttttttttcttctgagaaacaaTTAAACCACTTTGGCTGAAGTTTTCTCAAAATGCATTCAACCTGAGGCAGGTACTTGGAATGTAGTATTTTGGGTTATATAAGAGAGCCAGCTTTACGATTCTCAGAAAGGCCCTCTAACAACAAGTGCTAGGCTGCCTTACTAATGGGTGATGGTAGCAGCAGTACCAAGGAATTCCAGTGTCACCACTCAATAACTGTTGCAAACAACTAGAAATCAAAACTGATCAAACCAAAGCAGACCAAGTTCTTCAACAAGGTTTTTACTA
This Oxyura jamaicensis isolate SHBP4307 breed ruddy duck chromosome 14, BPBGC_Ojam_1.0, whole genome shotgun sequence DNA region includes the following protein-coding sequences:
- the SNN gene encoding stannin; translated protein: MSIMDHSPTTGVVTVIVILIAIAALGALILGCWCYLRLQRISQSEDEESIVGEGETKEPFLLVQYSAKGPCVERKAKLTPNGTEVHS